Genomic window (Nymphaea colorata isolate Beijing-Zhang1983 chromosome 1, ASM883128v2, whole genome shotgun sequence):
AAGGGCAGTTGTGAGTCGAATGCTTCAATACATGCTAGTACATGAAGTGCTAGGAATTCCATTCAAGGAAATAACCATCGGCAGGACGATTGAAGGCAAACCATATTTGGTATTGGATTATTTGTCTTAGATGGAACTCATGGttgatattttcatatttgttgtgCCAAATAAGGCTTTATGATAAGCTAGAGGTTTGAGATAATTGCTCCCATGATGTTTAAGTTCTTCACATAAAAAGTAGTGAACGTTTTTGTTCTTATGTTTATTGGTCGGATGCCTATGTATTTTCCGTATGCATTATATTAGGCTGGcggtttgatcctttctagatGGTTTAGCAGAAATCCAGAAATTGGATATTTTAGTCAATTTTGAATGTGTCAATCGGGTGGATGTTATGTCGAAGCGTTCTGGCAGGGAgccttttgaatttttttggggaaaagaagcaattgaaaaaagaacaatCAACTTGTACTCTTCAAATTCCGACTTAATGTTTTCGGGACAAATTGATGACCATAAGACTTAAATTCGAGATAACAAGCCTTTTCTAATGTTGTACGCATGTGCCTGCAATTTGTGACATATAAACATGCTGAAGTGTGCTTTCTCGCACACGTACGCACATGGGCCTCTCGCAGTTGTTAGCGTGCATCAAACTTCTTAATGGATTTCTGGACAGTAGTTATAGAGTCGGGTGAATTAGCAAGTATACCAAGAACTTCGTGTCTCAGATTGCCAGTTGAAGGTGCATATTTGATTCTATCCGTGTATAGAAGCTCCATTTATAGTGTTTGCAAATTCTGAATTTATAGGTCATTGTGCATCAGGAACAATAATCTTTCTACATCCTTCTAACAAATTGGTCCATTTCTTGCTAAGTAGCATACGAACATGCACGCTTTTTTACTTTGTTGCAGGAAAACAGTGGAGTGAAATTTgattttccaaattttaacTTCAACACCTCTCATCATGGTGATTATGCTGTCATTGCTTCTGAACCACAGTGCCTTGTGGGTGTGGATGTAGTCTCCCTGGAAGTTCCTAAGAAGGAAAATGCCGTAGAATTTATCAAGCATTTCTCATCGTACTTTGCAACTTCAGAATGGAACAATATCATCAGTTCTGGCACTTCGATTGATATCTTGGTCGAGTTTCATAGGTACTGGCTTAAGAATAACACAATGGATGTCCATTTCCTGCATATGCTTTTCATCGAATTTTTTGTGCACACTAGTGGAAGCTAGTTGTATACGTGATTTATTCTTTCTTATCTTGATCATTTGAACAGAAATTTTGTGATGTGAATGTTTGATCAAACCACAGGACGTATTACGTATGCCTACTTGAACACTTGAATATATGtttgtatctttttttctttttctttttctgttttttcatgCTTGCATTTTCACAACATTATCTTCGGTAGTCTTTCTTGTTGACTAAGAAAAAAGTTCTGTCCTGCTCCAGTATAAATCATGTTTTGTGTTGAGCAAAATCGAAGTAAGCAATTTGCtcgtcagaaaaaaaaaggcacagTAAAGAATCTAGTTTGTTCTTGTTGAGCATGTGTTTGTGAACCATTAAATCGTGTTTTTTTAGGTATTGGTGTTTGAAGGAAGCATTCACAAAAGCCATAGGTGTGGGACTGGGATATAGCATTGGCAGATTGGAATTTCATCATACCAACTGGAATGATATACGTGTCCAAGTAGATGGGGAAGATTCAGATGATTGCCGCTTCTGGCTATCAGAGCTGGGGAAGCAAAATTGGGTCGGTCAACTACATTTGCAATATTTGCTGAAAAAGGTTTCTTTTCCTTGGAGAATGTGAAGAAATTTTCTGTTTTAGTTTGCTCAATTTTCTGAGAATTCGAATGCTTGGGTGTGTGCAGGTTTGTGTTGCAAGATGTCATCCAAAGAGAGCAGTACAAAGTTACAAAAGGACTTTGTGGCGAGTAGACTTTGATGAAGAAGAGCATAACCGTGCCCTTCTGCTTCCAAACAGAGAGTTTTTGTTGCTTCAAGTGGAGGATCTCATTcccaaacatgaaaaagaagcGTATGAatcattgagaaaaaaatgttctGCGGCTTATGTCAGGTAGGAATCCTgtgcatgagagagagggagagggtatTCTCACCTGCCTCCTCCCTGGAAAGGCATAGTTAAGAAACTCTTAACATAAAAAATGCAGGTCCTTGCTGAAGGTGATTCGGAAACTCGCAACATTATGATTGGTTGTCATGAATTTCTCATTCTTGATTCTTTCTGGATAAAAATCAGCTTGTCAGGCGAATGAAGGAGATGCTCGGGGAAATGCCAAAAGGGTTTCGATTAGTGAAGCAGAAGTTCACCCTCAGGCAAATAAAGGAGATCCATGCTTGTCT
Coding sequences:
- the LOC116253614 gene encoding uncharacterized protein LOC116253614 isoform X1, which gives rise to MKRGVQRWAVNIARWDPSEAQLLFCIFLLPPHERPPITKFLNVEDKKRAVVSRMLQYMLVHEVLGIPFKEITIGRTIEGKPYLENSGVKFDFPNFNFNTSHHGDYAVIASEPQCLVGVDVVSLEVPKKENAVEFIKHFSSYFATSEWNNIISSGTSIDILVEFHRYWCLKEAFTKAIGVGLGYSIGRLEFHHTNWNDIRVQVDGEDSDDCRFWLSELGKQNWVGQLHLQYLLKKVCVARCHPKRAVQSYKRTLWRVDFDEEEHNRALLLPNREFLLLQVEDLIPKHEKEAYESLRKKCSAAYVRSLLKVIRKLATL
- the LOC116253614 gene encoding uncharacterized protein LOC116253614 isoform X3, which gives rise to MKRGVQRWAVNIARWDPSEAQLLFCIFLLPPHERPPITKFLNVEDKKRAVVSRMLQYMLVHEVLGIPFKEITIGRTIEGKPYLENSGVKFDFPNFNFNTSHHGDYAVIASEPQCLVGVDVVSLEVPKKENAVEFIKHFSSYFATSEWNNIISSGTSIDILVEFHRYWCLKEAFTKAIGVGLGYSIGRLEFHHTNWNDIRVQVDGEDSDDCRFWLSELGKQNWVCVARCHPKRAVQSYKRTLWRVDFDEEEHNRALLLPNREFLLLQVEDLIPKHEKEAYESLRKKCSAAYVRSLLKVIRKLATL
- the LOC116253614 gene encoding uncharacterized protein LOC116253614 isoform X4; the protein is MKRGVQRWAVNIARWDPSEAQLLFCIFLLPPHERPPITKFLNVEDKKRAVVSRMLQYMLVHEVLGIPFKEITIGRTIEGKPYLCLVGVDVVSLEVPKKENAVEFIKHFSSYFATSEWNNIISSGTSIDILVEFHRYWCLKEAFTKAIGVGLGYSIGRLEFHHTNWNDIRVQVDGEDSDDCRFWLSELGKQNWVGQLHLQYLLKKVCVARCHPKRAVQSYKRTLWRVDFDEEEHNRALLLPNREFLLLQVEDLIPKHEKEAYESLRKKCSAAYVRSLLKVIRKLATL
- the LOC116253614 gene encoding uncharacterized protein LOC116253614 isoform X2 — encoded protein: MKRGVQRWAVNIARWDPSEAQLLFCIFLLPPHERPPITKFLNVEDKKRAVVSRMLQYMLVHEVLGIPFKEITIGRTIEGKPYLENSGVKFDFPNFNFNTSHHGDYAVIASEPQCLVGVDVVSLEVPKKENAVEFIKHFSSYFATSEWNNIISSGTSIDILVEFHRYWCLKEAFTKAIGVGLGYSIGRLEFHHTNWNDIRVQVDGEDSDDCRFWLSELGKQNWVGQLHLQYLLKKVCVARCHPKRAVQSYKRTLWRVDFDEEEHNRALLLPNREFLLLQVEDLIPKHEKEAYESLRKKCSAAYVSLSGE